The genomic DNA AGGGCCTACGGGACCTCCTCCTGGTGGACTGGGGCTTGCTCCGAGTTCCCACTGTCTTTTGGGATTTGGAAGCGCGTGGGATGATTCGTTTTCTCGCACCTTCATCCGAGTTAGAATCGTCGTCTTCTGAAAAAAATCGTTTTGGGAAACCGTCACGTCGGATGGGTTTCaagtgtgagatgtgtgtgcagacatgtgtgtgtgtatgtgtgtgtgtttatgtttttgtttgtgtgtgtttgtttgtttgtttgtgtgtgaatatgtttatatatttgtgtgtgtgtgtgtgtgtgtgtgcatgtgtggatgtgtgtgagtgtgagtgtggatTGCATTAACGGAGTTCCTCTTACCATCGTCGTCCTCGACACTGTTGGCAGCAGCGCCTGGTGGGGAGGAGAACAaccacaggtcagaggtcacagtgTCATGGTCACATGACACTGTGACAGGTTGTGTTGTGTCACAGGTTGTGTTTCAGCGCAGTCTCCGCAATAGAATATAACTTTATTGTCCATCCCGGATGAACATTTGTATTAGTATCACTTTCCATTaacaaacatcacacacacaaacattctccATTGATTATATACATGTTACAGTCTTTCTATACATTTGCTAAATCCTTTAAGGTTATTAATACATTCACAGCCAACATGTTCCACTACACTAGATGAATGAGTAAATATTCGGACACATCTGAAGTCACTTACCAGCACCATTCACTACATTTGGCTTGGGAGCTGAAGGAAGGCAAGATAAACATGTTAGCCTGGTTTTAGCCTATTCATGTCCAGCATGCGATGTATGTCAACATGTCATGCATGTGATGCATGTATATTCATCCTGTATGTGATGTAGGTTGATAGTGTTGGGCAAGCTTGGGAAGTGTAGTGAGCGCTATACTAGTTACTCAACAGTTCAGTACAGTTTATTAAACATTAAGCTCTGCTTATTGTTCTCACTGCTCCCAAACCAATTTGAAAACATAAGGCTCTAAATTGAGGTAAAGTACATATGTTATATCTGTATATGTATAATATACTATGCAGTTACGGTGTACCAAAACTCAGTGTAATGGCGGTGGCTTCACCAACTAATCTTTAGCACTTTTATTAAACTCCGCTGTGCTTAAGCTTTCGAAATGTTTGCTGAAATGTAGCTTGTGTGGACGCTACTGCAATGACCAATAACCAATAACTTGACCAATAAATGCGCTTCGCTACTCAACAGCCATTTGATCCAGAAAACAACAGCTCTACCACTATGCTCCGGAGGAATGCAGTCAAACTAGTAACGCGGTACTTGTAGTGACGCTGCTGCCCCGCAAGCTGAATGTacagtctgtctgtgttgtgtcgCGCTGCCAGAGGCATGTTTACATGTGAGGTCGGACGGCAGATACTCACCCTCAGGAGCGGCTTCTGCACTGGTGCTGCTGGCATCTGAAACATGCAGTCGGTTAGGGTCAAGGGTCATGGTTAAGGTTAGGGCGCCATGCTGGTTAGGGCGCCATGCTACTGGACTTATAATGACAGTATTCTGAGCATGTGGAAGGTAACTGGATGCTTACCTGCTGTCCCTCGATTGTCATACAGAGGTTCGtctgcagaaagacagacaaggTCATGAGCAGCGCAACCCCAGGAGTTCATTTACGTTTGGGTCAGAGGCCAAGCTCACAGAGTGAGGAAGCTGTGTCATTGTTCGAGACTGCAGGCACGAATGCAGGGTAACTCTGTGACGTGTCTCTGCAACGGACCCTTCGGGCCATGCTAGCTGTCAGGATGATGTAACCCTAACATGCCTAACAGGCAAACTGTCTACTGTTGACACAACTGTGGACTGCCGCTAGGAGGCAGGCTGGAACAAGGCTACATTTTCCCCTACTGTTGCTGCCTCTGatcccctctctgctgcctctgaTCCTCCTGCTTCACTGACTTCAGGGAGATGGGGCCAGAGTTGGAGAGGAGCTACACTCCGAAGGACGCAGAGTTAGAGAGGAGCTGAGCTCAGAAGGATGGAGAGTTAGAGAGGAGCTGAGCTCAGAAGGATGGAGAGTTAGAGAGGAGCTGAGCTCAGAAGGATGCAGAGTTAGAGAGGAGCTGAGCTCAGAAGGATGGAGAGTTAGAGAGGAGCTGAGCTCAGAAGAATGGAGAGTTAGAGAGGAGCTGAGCTCAGAAGGATGGAGAGTTAGAGAGGAGCTGAGCTCAGAAGGATGCAGAGTTAGAGAGGAGCTGAGCTCACCGTTGGGCTGGTCTGGGGAGACGGCGTTCATGCTTTCTGTGGACATAACAGGAAAAATCGGTTAAGCCTTCACATGGATGTTCAGACGCACACCCGTTCAGGAATTGGTCGTCTAGCTAGTTTGTGGAGGTAGCTGATAGGTTGACTAACTGGTTAGTGTAAGTAGCTGATAGGTTGACTAATTGGTTAGTGTAAGTAGCTGATAGGTAGGTTGACTCGCTTGTTGGTGGTGGCAGCAGGTTGACTAGCTGGTTAGGGGGCAGCagttaggattagggttagcTGGACAGACAGAAGCTAACCCAGGGAAGGTAACAGTTAGCTAGGTAGTTTAAGGTAACAACCcatgaagggttagggttagctggtTAGCGGAGACTAACCCATGAAGGGTTAGCTGGTTAGCTGGTTAGCTGGTTAGCGGAGACTAGCCCATAAAGCAGACTCACCAGTGGGAGCTTCGTCAGAGGTGGAGTCCTTGTCTGTTGGTGACAGAACACAGTTCATCATTACTGGCCTGATAGGGCTTTAATTCCATCAATATCAATACATCAGATTGTGGACTAATGGTTACCTGTGGACATGGCTTGGATACCCCCATCTAaaacatgacacaaacacacacacacacacataatgaacAATGACAACACTTATGATTGTAAGATGAATATAATTCCAGGCAGTAATATCTCAAGTCCAACAACAAGACTGGTAACTGAGCAGCTGTTCATCTCACCGTTCGTATCTAGTTCAGCTTCCACTAGCAGAACTACTAGCGAGAGGAAAATCAGAATATTCCTGGAACACAGTCAGGTAGTAAGATTATTCTTACTGCTCTTCATAACACATCTTAGAGGTTCTGTCACACTCTGCCCCTGCCTCAGTCTCAGAAAGACCTGTTGTgtctgtacctgtctgtctgtacctgtctgtctgtctgtgtctgtacctgtctgtctgtctgtctgtctgtctgtctatctgtctgtctgtgtaacaTATTCCTGTACCTATACCTGTACCTGGTGGTAATATATTCCTGTATCTGTACCTGGTAATTATAGAGTCCTGGAcctgagagaaaggagaggctCCTACCTGGGCGGCATGCTGAGGTGAGTCTGGCGTACAGTACAGCGTAGATATTGCACTTCTACTGGTCCTCAGTGCCAGCCAGCTGGGGGAACTTTTATAGCACCTCAAATGTCATGTGGGGGCTGGGACTTGAAGGGGAGGGGCTGGTTGAGCTGGGGGGACGAGGGGATGGGactgggtggggtggagggtgagtcAGGTAAGATGAcggtggggctgggggaggaggggggagggatggtaagatgagggtggggctgggggaggaggggggagggatggtaaGATGAgggtgggctgggggaggaggggggagggatggtaaGATGAgggtgggctgggggaggaggggggagggatggtaaGATGAGGGTGGGCTGGGTAGGAGACTAGGAAGTTGATAAAGAGGGCGGGGAAGTGGTGCGAGAGGAGAAACACAGATATCCTGTTCCTGTGATATGAAGGATGTCATGCAAGGATGGTTATAGCCCATGCAGGCTGTTCTCCAGAGGGTCTATCTGGTCATCGCTAAAGACTGTTGCAGACGACTCAAGACAACAGACATCCctcccaggaacacacacacacaatgtttcacattgtaaacacacatactttgctcacacacactttcccttgtaccacacacacaggtgaggcaCCTGGGAATTCCCTTCGCGGCACGGTTGAGACAACAGAGACACAACCTGACAAGGTCAAACGAAACACTCTGATAGCGTTCCAACAACCTGGTGAAATGTTAAAAGGATCTGGTTCATTCAAACATAATGCTTGGAATCTAGATTCCACGATGGACTTGATACTCTTCCATGATTGCATCAGACATTAACCAAACTCCTGACTTGGCTGTGGACCGCCATTGTTCCTTCTGAGTGTTCATTTTCAAACGTTCCTATCCATCAGATGGATAGATTCAGTATTGCTAGAGTCTACTCCTAACCCTGTCGGAATTCCCCTGTTggtcatgcctgtgtgtgtctgtttcggtttgcctacgtgtgtgtctccatgtgtgtgtgtgtgtgtgtgtctatgtgtgtctatgtgtgtgtgagagtgtctttgtctgtgtgaACTCATTGCCCCAAAGACATAACATGAATGAAAACTAGATTGATCTGAAGATAACATTGAGCTGTTAGAGTTAGTTCATTACTCCGTTAATCCCAGCCACAACATTCCTGTCCTTTCCCTTAACCCTGACATTTATAGTTCAGGGCTTTGTACACTCAGTCTGAAATACACTGTACAGCCAGTCTGGAATAGACTGTTCACCCAGTCTAGAATATACTCTAAACCCAGTCTGAAATGTTATACTGTTCACCCATTCTGAAATGTACTGTATAGCTTATCTGgaatatactgtactgtacaccagGCTGTGTAGGCAAGATATAGCATACTGTACAGGACACACCGTAGCAGGGCAGTAACACTGGGCAGCTGTCTTTCTCCTCGCAGGACGAAATGCCCCGTAAGACTCCCCCGATCCTCGACTGAAACTCAATCATCTGGCTCCTTTGCGTTTTATCAGACGGAACAAATGCCAATGGAAATGAATTGGCCGTCTTCAGACAAGACAGGAAGTGTTAGCTTTCCCGTGTTTGTATGGCGCATGTCTCCGGAGCAGCGTCTGGGCTCCAGCGGCCATAATGGGAGAGAGCAGAGTTACCTCTCACACGCCTCGGCCCTCTGGTATTCTGGTGCCGCGCGGCTCGCTATCAAagggcctctctgtctgcctcctaAAAGGATTTCTCTCTGTAAGTGTAAAAGGATAATTaccgctcctctcccccattATGGAGCCCCTGAGTGGGCCGTTTTACTCTTTTCAAGGCAAACAGTCGCACGGAAAGTCTTTGAAAGCTGGTAAGGTCAGATTTACATGTTTATAGAGGAGCCTGTGAGTGCACTACTGCTCTGTTCCATTAGTGCAGAACTTCAACCTACAGTTCTACCCCCGCTCATTACCCCACCCGCAGTCCTATTTCACCATTGCGTTATTTACCCATCTTTCAGGTTTAATACCCCACCTTTAGCTTTATTACCTCACCTACTGTATTACCCACCCTTCAGCTGTACTACCTCACCTACAGTCCCACTCTACCCTTATTACCCCACCATTCAGCTTTATTACCCCACCTTAGCTTTATCGCTCCGTCTTTCTGTTCGATTATCCTACTGTTCTACCCTACCCTACAATTCCACCTCGTCCTTCAGTTCTCCCTCACCCTATAATTCTACTCAACTCTACAGTTCAGTTCTACTTCAACCTACAGTTCTACCTCAACCGACAGTTTTACCTCAACCTACTGCTCTATCATGCCCTACTGTTATGTCTCACCATtcaaccctgcctcaccctaCAGTTATAACTCACCTTAACCAACAAGAGTCTGGTCAGGAGTCAGTACAAGAGTCAGGAGTCAGGACGAGTCAGAACAAGAGCCAGGAGTCAGGACGAGTCAGAACAAGAGCCAGGAGTCAGGACAGGATTCAGTGGAGGAGTCGAGACACAAGTCAGGAGAGGAGTCAGGACACGAGTTAGGACACAAGTCAGAAGAGGAGTCAGGAGTCAGGACAGCGCGCATGGCAGCGTATCAGTTacatctgattggctgcagtaATCTGATGTGATGACACCTGTGCTCTGAGGAGGCTAAGTGGGCCGTCTCTGTGTAGACCAGCACTCACCGCTGCCAGGTCGGCAATATCCACGCTCTCCATCATCAGGAAGAATTACTGCACATGACCAGCACATACCAGACAGGATTTATGGAAAGTATTGATGACTTGAATGATATAAAGTGTCATGCATGAACCTGCTGCTCTCCATTATCTGACAGATATCCATGACCTGCATGCAGAGTGTCCTTCAGGCTTATTGTTCATCTCCTAATATGAATCTTTAGTTCATTCAAGACTAATGCAGCATTGTAGAGCGACATCTTCACTAAATGATGTAGGAATTAGACCCAAGACTATACTAAACAGTTAAAAACAAGGATACGCCAAAATGTGGATAGAAGGTTTGTGTCCATTTGTCATTCACCAACATTTACCATGTGGTAAGGTAATGAAAGTTTTGCCATTGTTGCTCAGTTATATCACAGTAGCCTGTCCTGTACAAAGACACATCGTGCATTCTCTT from Hypomesus transpacificus isolate Combined female unplaced genomic scaffold, fHypTra1 scaffold_124, whole genome shotgun sequence includes the following:
- the si:ch211-133n4.6 gene encoding uncharacterized protein si:ch211-133n4.6, yielding MPPRNILIFLSLVVLLVEAELDTNDGGIQAMSTDKDSTSDEAPTESMNAVSPDQPNDEPLYDNRGTADASSTSAEAAPEAPKPNVVNGAGAAANSVEDDDEDDDSNSDEGARKRIIPRASKSQKTVGTRSKPQSTRRRSRRPSARQI